In a genomic window of Anoxybacter fermentans:
- a CDS encoding transposase family protein, protein MQDNNIIKFLDLSDIIATEIISTEDRYIFIAEAKKNHIVCPRCGNITNKIYDTKWQNIRNIPIRGKLVIIILLKKRYRCPYCHKRGIPEKYESIDKYARKTKCFDKYLAKETVSKNYSKVARENGLSYTAVNNAVKKVIDPLIEQQLSKLS, encoded by the coding sequence ATGCAAGATAATAATATTATAAAATTTCTTGATTTGTCAGACATTATTGCAACTGAAATTATTTCAACGGAGGACAGGTATATTTTTATTGCTGAAGCAAAGAAAAATCACATTGTGTGTCCTCGGTGTGGTAATATCACTAATAAAATCTATGATACAAAATGGCAAAATATTAGAAACATCCCTATAAGAGGTAAACTAGTAATCATTATACTTCTAAAGAAAAGATATCGTTGTCCTTATTGTCATAAGAGGGGTATTCCTGAAAAATATGAAAGCATTGATAAATATGCCCGTAAAACCAAATGCTTTGATAAATATCTTGCTAAAGAAACTGTCAGCAAGAATTATTCTAAAGTTGCTAGAGAAAACGGGTTAAGTTATACAGCTGTTAATAATGCAGTTAAAAAAGTAATTGACCCTCTCATTGAACAACAACTTTCAAAACTTAGTTAA